ACTTCAGGACTTTAGGATTGGTCTGCTCACCTGCagggcggacggcgacgaggttcggcgtcgcgcggcagagCGGGAGGACTTCGATCGGCTGGTGAGTGGGGCCGTCTTGGCCGAGTTCGATCGAGTCGTGggtggcgacgaggaggatgCCGCACTtggcgagcgcagagaggcgcgttGCACCCCACGCGTAGGTCACAAAGTTCAAAAAGGTCGCGCCGAAGGGCCGGAAGCATCCAAAGTGGTACAGCCCGTTGCAGATCGCCACCATCGCGTGCTCGCGGACGCCAAAGTGCAGCTGGCGGCCCGCGTGGTgactcgcctgcagcggctgctcaTGCAGCTCTGTGCAGTTCGACCCCGTCAGGTCCGCGCTCCCCCCAATCTGcaaaaaagcagaaaaatTCACGCAGGCGTCGAGCGCTGGGAGCGACCCCGACTGCGAGCTTGCGAGGGGgcaggggaggcgcgcgcaccCCGCGTCGAGGTGAGCCGCGTTTTTTCTTACCAGCTCGGGCATCAAGTCCTTGATGCCGTTCAGCATGCGACCCgagtgcgcgcgcgtcgagtcggccttctccttcgccatCTCGCCCAGtttccgcagctcctcgaagACTTCCGCGCGAACCTCGCGGCTGAACATCCGCTCGATTTCCCTGCCCTCCGCCGGGAACGCCTTCTTGTACTCCTCGAACATCTTGTTCCACTCGTCGaccgccttctcgcccttcgcAATCACGTTGTCGTAAAActgcacacgcacacgacccgcacacacacacatacatccACGTCCACATCCCAACATTCTAAAACATAGACAAatttatatgtataaataaaaaaaaatatatattCAAGTATGTAGACAGACAGACCTTCTGgacacgcatgcgtgcacaTAAATGATTACATGTATGACGAGAAATATGTGaagccgcctctgcagatACGCAAAGTCTTTGAGTGGAAACTGGGCGCTGTCTTAAGGGACGCAGATGTGGCGGGTTTAGGTTTCCGCAAAGCAACCAAACGCCTTATACACTTGCACGCGTATGCTGTGTGTCTCGCGAACCGTGCGAACGGCTTCAGGGATTTGAAGCTTTTCGTCGGGGTTGAGGCCGCACTTCTCCTTCACGCTGCGGAGGTCGTCTTCAGAGAGGGGCGAGCCGTGAACCTTCGCCGTTCCTTCTTTGCTGGACAGGAAGCCGATCGTCGTGCGCACGCAGATCAGCGTCGGCTTGTCTGTGCGCTTCTTCGCATCCTCCATGGCCTGACAAGCGCAGCAAGCCTCTACGCGCGTGAGTCTCTACCTTCACAATCACCAAACCGCCGCCAAGGCATCCACGAAATGCAGAAATACATCTACCCGACTCtcatacgcatatatatatatatatatatatatatatatgtttgtatgCGTACGcgtgtacgtatgtatgtatgcccgtatgtatgtatatttatgtatgaATGCGTCTTAACATGTGTGTGAGAAATCCAGCGTCTAGAGGGCGATAAAGTGGCAGCTGTGCACGGCTAGACGCGGAAGATGAGAGAGCAAGGATCGCAAGTTACGCCCATGCCGCTTTTTCACGGAGTGCGACTTGACACCGCCACCCGTCGCACCTCAGAGCTGAGCAACATGCCGCCCCCAGAGTCGGCGCTAGCTGGACCAATGCTGGCTAGCTGCATgcgacgagcggcgcgcacgcgcatgtcTCACGCGAATCAGCGCCTTCAAGTCGCGGTTGCCGTCTTGAACCACATCGACATGCCAGTCGCAGGCCTTGAAGCGCTGCTGGACTTTctccgaggaggcgagaTCCACGGTGCCGTCAATCGTGATGTTGTTGTCGTCGTAGAGCACAATCAACCGATACAGCCCCAGGTGTCCGGCCAACGAGCAGGCCTCGCTCGAGATGCCTGGAGCAACACACTCCTCTGATGCGATGAAAAGAAGCCGGTGCGCTGGTGCCaccagctgctggcgcgaAGACTGAACGTGTGTGGGGGATTTTTTTGGATTTTTTTGATTTTTCTCTCCCCAGTTCATTCCCCTAACCCCGCTGTCCGCGTCTGCGACCCGCCCCTCCGGTTTTCCAGCTTCGTCGCGTTTTCGTGCTCGACGCAAGCTTGCCCCTTGGAACGAatggcgcgcccgcagagacgagagaaaTAGGGACTTCCTCTTTCCGCTTTGATGCGAGGACTCGAGGGTCCTGCGCGCCTCACCTTCCTCCAggcagccgtcgccgcagaaaacgaagacgtGGCTGTCGAAGAGCGGAAAGTTCGGCTTGTTGTACTTGGCAGCCATGTGGTGTGTACCGATCGCCATGCCCACGGCGTTGCTGATACCCTGCCCCAGCGGACCTGAACGCGACGAAAAACACAAAAGACCTCATGTCCACGCGGCCTCTACGGGCTTCCCGCTTCAATTCTGCGCATTTAAAACTTCCACGAGTTCAGCGGCAACGTACAGGCACACAACGGACACAGTCGTCTGTCACACTTCTGTATTCGCCGGCGGTGCACAGGTAATACACACATCGATGTCTGTCGATATCTATATATTTGTGTGTGCTTTTTTACATCTGTATGGatccatatacatatatatatatatatatctttatATAGCTATACctgtataaatatatatccGGAtctatacatacatatctacgccatatatacatagacatatatatatatatatatttgtctATCTCTATATATACGTATCTAGAGGACTCTGggcttttttttcgttcgCGTCTCACCCGTGGTGGTTTCGATGCCGCCGGCGTAGTGGACTTCGGGATGGCCTGGCGTCTTGCTGTCGAGCTGGCGGAAGTTGCGCAGGTCCTCGATGCTCATGTCATAGCCTGTAGATCAGCAAGACCAGCAAGCCCATCGCAGGTCTCACTGCAAgaaggcgcgccgagagagagacgcaaggCAAGAGCCGTTGCGGCCAGACGACGACCCCGTGAGTCTGAGCCTAAGCCGCGAGCGGAAAAAACGGGAAAGAGGAAGCGCCTACCGGTCAAATGGAGCATGGAGTACAGTAGAGCGCACGCGTGGCCGTtggagaggacgaagcggTCGCGGTTGAACCACCGCGGATGCTTGCCGGAAAATCGCATCACATGCCCCCAGAGTGCATGCGCCATCGGGGCCATGCCCATCGGCGCGCCGGGGTGCCCGCTGTTGGCGATCTGGAAAGCAAACGAAAAACGGCAGATGAGATGAACATGGCTGCGAGTCATACACGCGCACACTCCCCACAAGTCGAGAGCCGGACTCTTTCCTGCAGCCAAACAGCTCGGCGAGACGaccgccgccggcctgcctgtctctccagcgcggcgcccgacttcgctgccttccgcagcagcgagggcgaagagaacgCGGCGCTCCCGCACAGCAGTAGGTGGAGATACGCACCCCCGAGATTAGTGACCACACATACATTTATACACCCGCATAAGTGAATCGATCTATCcacccacacacacacatatatatatacctagGCGTGAACTCAaggtatatgtatatggTCTGTGCATATCGAGAGAGCAGAGGCAGCATCGTGTCCGCAGGCATGGCGCAAACAACGCACTGTCGGGAGGTctgcgccgaggcagcggatGGTGTTGACGCAGAGCTCATCGTCGGCGCTCAACTCGACCTTTCCGGGCGAgtgcttcttcgcgtcgGGCTGCTcggagcagctgctgcggcgcttgcTTTGCACCATTTTCAGAAGAaccgagaaagaagagagggaggaggggggaagCGTTcaggaagacgcggcgatATCGAAGGAGGCGATCAGGCGCGAGATGAGCTCGAGCGAGTTACGGAAGAACGTGGTTTTCTTATGAAGCAGCGAAGCGTCGGTCGACTGGAGGACGCTGAAAAAAGAAGATCAGATGCAAACGAACACCCCGTTCACAACCGAGTGCGTCGAGgcagcggaaaaaaagaaaaggtACCCtcaaacagaaaaaaagcatgaggcgccgcagtcgacCGGACTGTGGACCACGCCGTGACCGCCGAGccgctcgcaggcgtctggGTGAGGCCCGGAGACGCACCCAGCGAAGATGTTTCAACTCAGGTCGCAAGCGCAAGCGTACAGTCGGTAGACCTCGCTGCCGGTTTTCTTGTTTCGAAGTCAAACGCACAACCCGACCCATGCGCTACAGCACACCAGTCGCCCTAGGTGCACAgatacatataaatataagTACATTCATTTGactatacatgtatatacttgcatatatatgcacatatatgcagatacaaatagacatatatatatatatatatatatgaacatATACACTTGCACTTAACTACTCAGAAATGCACAACAGAGTGCATACAGGTCCATTCATTTGAGGCCACCGATGCAGATGCGAATgcgtgtacgtacactgcgACTCTCGGGACGAGGCTGCTGACGTCTGCGGCACGTGTTTCGCTCCAGAGTCTCCACTGCGGCACTCCGTTTTCCgtggcagcggcgaggaggtctGTGCGGCTTTGGTCTGGATTCAGCTCGTGTTCCGCCGCAAGAGCTTCCAAGCAGACGCGGATTTGCGACAGGCgaacgaaggagacgcagaaaacgctgaaaaaaaggaaaaagacTCAAGAAAGACGAGAtagaggaggcgacgaagacacGGGCCCCGCTGTCCGCGATGAGGCAAAGAGAGGGAGCCGAGAAGCGGTTTGGGCTTGGCGCCTGGTGGTGAAGTCCGTGCGGGTCGCGCTGATGGAGTGCGCGCGGTCGACCCCGATTCTCGAGTGAAACAACGTCATTTATTCTCGCTTGATCTCGCCAACACGCCCTGCCCCTAGTCTTCATATCGCGCCGTCTCCGAAGCGTTTTCGCCCCTCTGCGATCCGCGTCGAGACCTCTACAGATGCACGCGTGTATTTCTGTGTATTTCTCGTTAGCAGGTGTTCGTGCCTCGGGTGGACTTTCATCAAGGAGTGCATACctgtatatttgtatatatatatttatatagtatatatataaggaAGAAAAGCGTACTGTTCGAAGGGGTAGATACGCGTGTCTTTGTTTTCCCGGTTTTTTCGGCAGAATTCGAGGGCTGAACGAGCGCTCagagcgtctgcgggcgcttcCGGCTTGGTCGCGTCTCCAGGGGCGAAGCTTTCGATAGGAAAGGAAGGTGCCTCGGatgccgcggcggaaggtTCCTGCGAAGAGAAAGCCTGGGATATGCTGGATATATCGGGCTGCATAGTCCAAAAAACTCGTTCGCGTGGTGCGCCGTGCgtgtctcgccctcgcgcgcaaGGGGGGtcgggagggaggagagggggagaAGGTCTCAAATCGACGGCGCCTCTCAGCCGCTAGGAGGAGCCACAGAGCACGTGCAGAACAGCTGGACAGCCACTGCCagagcagacgcgagcgaccACCTGCGGACAAAAAAACGAGACACGGCTCCTCGGATAGGAGCCACaccgagaagaaagaaagtTCTCCCGCGAAACGACatgcgtctcctccctccaTCAATGGCCATATCACTCGCTCGCCGCATACACTTGTTCCCATATATAAACCTATATATATTATgtgtgtgcatatatatatatacaagcAACAACGCTGTGTGCCTATGGATGCAGGCGAGCCTAAAGGCGGAGTCCccaggagaggcgcgcacaGGAGGTGAGAAACACGCTCGCGAAGTCTCACGACCTGAGAGGACCCGGAGGCGACCATACAACCCGTGACCGACGCCtcgcgccagagagagagagggaacgAAAGGCTAACATGCGACGAAAGACGACGCAAGACTTGCGTCCGGAGCCACGCGACCTCCGTCGAGCAAGCTGCTTTGGTGAGACATGCACGGGGCCCGGAAAAGGGACCACGTCAGAACTAGCGGAAAGGCGGAtgcagagcggcggcaaAGCCCGACGCTTCCTTGGCGGAGGAGTACGCAATCCAAGATTGAGGAAAACGGGACAGCAAATCCCCAGAATCCACACAACGCCCACATGCGCGCGTGGGGGTCACCAACCGCAGAATGGGCGGAgatcgcgccgctgctcgcgggGTGTGCGTCGATGCGAGGAAGTGAATCGAACGAAAGGGCACAGTGAAGGAAAACGCGAAGAAACCGACCGTTTTGCGAAAAACTTCAACTGGACGTCCACAATACGAATGCGTGTGGCCGCAGTGTAATGACACCCCGTGATGCTCGCTTGGTCGCGAAATCGGAGAGTGGGAATTCCTCCTTTGGGATGTTGGACAACGGAATTGACCGTGTTTCTGCTCCTCGAAGATCAGCGTCGGAGTTTCGGACGCACTGCGTTGGCTTCACGTATTTCTTGCAGAAAAACCTGAAACTGCAGATGATCCCGTCGCGCTGGGGACGCCCATatgtgcggcggcagcgcacgcCGAAAACCTGCATGCGAAAAACAGCGGAGGGACGAAAGACCAAGAGACAAGCGAAGGTGAGCGCGGCGGGGCCCCAACTCGAGCGGCAGGACTGGAGGGAGGGAAAACGTGACGGCGACAAACCCTGTTTCGCTTGAATTTTTCAGCAATCCTCTGACGCTTCACAACCAGCTCTGTGACTGGTATTCTTGGAGCCCgagaaacgaagaaggcCAGCCGAAGGTCCCCCTTGTCTGAAGCCCTGCGCGCCCGACGAGAAAAGGCACAGAGAAAAGGCTCCACAATGTGTTCACAGTTCCCGAGGGCGTTTCACCGATAACCGTCAGGCTGCCAGACAAACCACACCAAAACAGCGGGGTTCTCCACGGCCGCCGGAAAAGAGACCCAGAGTGACTAACTAACAAAGCCCTTAACGGAACTGCCGCTGAGAGAATCAATGCCAACGAAACAAATCGCTATATGTACGGACACCGCGGTTTGCGCCTGAGTATTGTCCGGAAACCGTCATCTGCGAAAacatagataaatatatatatatatatataatacgccgccgaggacgaTTTGTTCCTGGAGTTCGGCCGAGAACCGAGGGTAGACTTAGTGTCGTCCCTGCACGAGGATGCGGCGTATTTTCCAGCTCGAGTTTTACGAGCCTGGCAAAAAGACGTGTCTCTTCCCTCCACAGTTGCACTGACCTTTCACTCCTAGTTCCCAGAAGCCGCAAGGGGATGTTCGAAATGCCGCTCGCAAACACCCTACACGCATGGACGTTTGGGCATTGCGAGGTTACAAACAATCACGTCCCCCTTCCATCAACTTTTGGGCTCTTGTTTAGGGATCCTAGGCTGCTGGTCTCAAAGAGGCCATGGAGAGCGAGAACGAGACGTTGTAGAGCTTCGCTGCTCTTGTACGCTGCAGCACCGACACGCTGATCCAGAGAGCTCTGCGAAAGAAGCGTGGTGTCACAACTCGAAGCACGCCTCTCAAGCAGTGAAACGGAATCTAGCCCTAAGCGGCATTCATTAATATCGGGAAGTTCCGCTGCTGTTCGACTCGGGGAGACCGGTACCTCGGAGGAAGCTGCCACAGCAACTCCTCTTTGACGGCCGTCGTTACACAAGCGGAATGcttgcgaggcgccgcccggTAGCAAGCCCACGGCAGCTCTTGGACCCGCCTCGGCTCCTGTCATAAAACACGTGAGTCAGCGGATTGCTCGGCTGCGCGAAGCGAAGTGACACTCATCAGCGCTAAGTATCTCCAGAAACCCGCAAACCGTTGCCTCCCTCTTGTGTCTGTCTGCGTGCACACAAGTCTGAATGACGGCAGATGTCTGCTGTGAGACAAGCATACCGTCCGGTCGAGCTGAAGCATGCGCCTAGAGAGGGTGAGACTCGCAGTGCGTACCCTAAACACCCCAAGTTCGGATTTTCATGGCTGGGGACGGCCTCTAAAGCGCGCTACACAGCGAACTGGGCCTGTGTTGCATGCCCGCAGCGGATCGGGACAGAGGGCGCCTCCACCGTGGACAGATGATCGCGTTTCTCTACGCCCCGGCATCCAATTCTTCCGGCTTTTCATCTCTGCAGGGAggccctcccgccgccgctttctTAACTGCTGTGCTTTACTTGAATGTCTAACGCAGATGCTTGCAAAGACAGCGATCGACCCcatgcgtgtatatatatatatatatatatatacatatgcatgcatttcCCATTCGCCTATGCATGTATAGATCTGTGTACTTGCGTGCGTGTGCGAGTCCACGTGTCTGCCTGCTCGGTAGGCGCGTTTGCATGCAGCTGTGTGTGAAGGAACGTATAAGAAAGTGAAGTTGCCGGCGCAGATACGCGAAGTCCTCGCTACGCTGCATTCTGCGCGCATGTGCGCccaggcgcctgccgcccgccgGAGGCAAAGTCACAAGCAGCCGGTCTCCCTCCTCGGGTGCGACACGCATGAGCCGCCTGTCTAGTCTTCGCCTTGGGACGGAGGTACCACGTCCGCCGGCATTTCGCGTTTCCAGACAACCGGCGTCTGAAACGAGTCAACGGCGCGAGGCCCCCTGACACCTCGGCCGCACCGGATACTTCGGGGACGGCACATCTATCTACATGTGTGGAAATGGGGATATTTCACATTCAGCGTTGAAGGAAAAGTCGATATGTTTGAAAAGTGCATTCCGCTATGGACTCAGAGACAACGCAAATCGACCGGCTGCGCCGAAGCAGAATGTGACAGCGCGCGACGCTCGGGAAAGGCCTAGGCGGAGACCAACCCTCCACTCCACATTTGGCGAGTCACGAGCTCAAGGTcacggcgtccgcgccggggCCAGCACAACCTATGGAAAGCAGTCACAAAAATCCACATCAGGCCGCAGATGACGATGAGCACAGCTCGCGAGAGCCAAGATCGAGTCGAGAATAAAATCGCGATACCAACGCATACGAGGCGAGACGAAAGTAGCAAAACTCGACGAGAAACAGCGCAATTCACTTGGTGCCTTTTCATACGCGGTAGGCACGGCACCTACCAGACACAAGGATGAGGAAAGGGGAAACAGTTCG
This DNA window, taken from Besnoitia besnoiti strain Bb-Ger1 chromosome III, whole genome shotgun sequence, encodes the following:
- a CDS encoding transketolase (encoded by transcript BESB_045000) is translated as MVQSKRRSSCSEQPDAKKHSPGKVELSADDELCVNTIRCLGADLPTIANSGHPGAPMGMAPMAHALWGHVMRFSGKHPRWFNRDRFVLSNGHACALLYSMLHLTGYDMSIEDLRNFRQLDSKTPGHPEVHYAGGIETTTGPLGQGISNAVGMAIGTHHMAAKYNKPNFPLFDSHVFVFCGDGCLEEGISSEACSLAGHLGLYRLIVLYDDNNITIDGTVDLASSEKVQQRFKACDWHVDVVQDGNRDLKALIRAMEDAKKRTDKPTLICVRTTIGFLSSKEGTAKVHGSPLSEDDLRSVKEKCGLNPDEKLQIPEAVRTFYDNVIAKGEKAVDEWNKMFEEYKKAFPAEGREIERMFSREVRAEVFEELRKLGEMAKEKADSTRAHSGRMLNGIKDLMPELIGGSADLTGSNCTELHEQPLQASHHAGRQLHFGVREHAMVAICNGLYHFGCFRPFGATFLNFVTYAWGATRLSALAKCGILLVATHDSIELGQDGPTHQPIEVLPLCRATPNLVAVRPADGTEVAGAYAVWLRDELKRVTLLSLCRSSVPVLEGSSFDGVAKGAYILKEFENNGKKKVIIAGSGSEVHFCVAARKILLEKGAWDVRVVSMPCWTLFDEQPAEYRNRVLCLADRRKGDVVTAYVEAASPFGWDKYFDVHVGIPTFGNSAPGKVLYAHFGFNPEAIAQKIETFKPLV